Sequence from the Microbacterium sp. AZCO genome:
CAGGTTCAACATTCCGGTGCCCCTTTTGGCGCGCGCCGGATCACTGCCAGGGCAGTGCATAGGCAGCGCGGATTCGTGCAGACCTAGGCCGCGGGCAGCAGAACCTCACATCCGAACTCACACGCTCCAGGCGCTTGCGTCTTCGCGTGCGTGTGAGGAGGAGCCGGATGCCTCGGCATCAGGTTTGACAGCAGAACAGCGGTGCAGCATCCCTCGACAAGCTCGAGGAAGAAGTGCCCAGGCGCGTCGCGATCGCGATGCGCCACGTGCGTCCGATGCCCCAGAGGTAAGACGCGGAAAGAGAGTGAGCAGACAATGGCGGGACAGAAGATCCGCATTCGCCTGAAGTCGTACGACCACGCCGGCCTCGACAGCTCGGCGCGCAAGATCGTCGACACCGTGACCCGTGCGGGCGCGACCGTCGTGGGCCCCGTGCCCCTTCCGACCGAGAAGAACGTCGTGTGCGTCATCCGGTCGCCCCACAAGTACAAGGACAGCCGCGAGCACTTCGAGATGCGCACCCACAAGCGTCTGATCGACATCATCGACCCGACGCCCAAGGCCGTCGACTCGCTGATGCGTCTCGACCTTCCGGCCGACGTCAACATCGAGATCAAGCTCTGAGGTTCGACGTGGCTGACATCAACAACAAGATTTCCAAGGGCCTGCTCGGCACGAAGCTCGGCATGACCCAGGTCTGGAACGAGAACGGCAAGCTCGTTCCCGTCACCGTCATCGAGATCGCGCCGAACGTGGTCACCCAGGTTCGCACGCCCGAGAAGGACGGCTACAACGCCGTGCAGATCGGCGCCGGCCAGATCGACCCCCGCAAGGTGAACAAGCCCCTCACGGCCCACTTCG
This genomic interval carries:
- the rpsJ gene encoding 30S ribosomal protein S10, producing MAGQKIRIRLKSYDHAGLDSSARKIVDTVTRAGATVVGPVPLPTEKNVVCVIRSPHKYKDSREHFEMRTHKRLIDIIDPTPKAVDSLMRLDLPADVNIEIKL